DNA from Bradyrhizobium diazoefficiens USDA 110:
TGATCTGGCGCACCTAGAACCCTTGAGGCTCGGTTCGAAACCGTTCAAGCACCCGGCCGGGGCGGCATCGAGACGTCTTGAGGGAATGTTGCGGCAAACCCAAGGCGCCCGGTTCGCGTCCTTTGGGGACTTGCTGTTCCTTCTAGCCGAGCAGGGCCTATAAACCAATGGTCAGGCTCGCGATTTTGAACAACAGGCCTAATTGACCCCGGGTCATTACGGGCCTCCCGGGGGCGTTGCTTGCAGCATCGCAGGCACACGGCCTAGATGGGTTAACCGTAGCTCTTTCGAACTCTTGTTGAGGCGCATGACCGCAGCTCCCAAACGACCTTCAGGCCAGGAAGGATTCTTCTGGAAAACCAAGACGTTGGAAGAGATGTCGGGGGCCGAATGGGAGAGCCTGTGCGACGGCTGCGGCCGCTGCTGCCTGAACAAGCTCGAGGATGAGGACACCGGCGACATCTATTTCACCCATGTCGGCTGCAAGCTGCTCGATGCCGGGACCTGCGGCTGCAAGGACTACCCGAATCGTTCCGACAAGGTTCCGGACTGCGTCCGCCTGACCCCGGCCAATGTCCGCACCCTGAACTGGCTGCCGCCGAGCTGCGGCTACAAGCTCGTCGCCGAGGGCCGCGACCTCTATTGGTGGCATCCGCTGGTATCGGGTGATCCCAACACCGTGCATGAGGCGGGCGTCTCCGTGCGCGGCCGGGTCGAGGGCAGCGAGGAGGAGATCCCGGACGCGGACCTCGAGGACCACATCGTGCAATGGCCGGCCCTGCTGCCGAAACGGGCACGCCTGAAGCGACGTCCGAAGGACTGATCTGCCGCACGGATCACGTGTTCGGGATGACCCGGCGGCGGGATGCACCCATGCGCCGCGGTGCCTGCCTGGGAAGAACTTTGCTGTCTACATTGGACTGCATAGAACGAATCCTTCGCGGCGTTGCGCCGCCTCAACGGCTTCCGATCGAGATGAACAAGTTCGACCGGCAGAGCAGTTCTGCCGACATCCAGGCGTTGCCCGACGACATTGCCGAAGAGCTGTCCCGCCTTCCGAGCGAGGTCATCAGCGTCGATGACGCGCCGTCCATCGCGCCGCCGGTGCCGCTGACCTCCGACGAGGTCCGCACCATCGTGATCAGCCTGATGCTGACGATGTTTCTGGCAGCCCTCGACCAGACCATCGTCGCGACCGCGCTGCCGACCATCGGGCGCCAGTTCAACGACGTCTCCAATCTGTCCTGGGTCATCACGGCCTATCTGCTCGCCTCGACCGCGGTCGCACCGGTGTTCGGCACGCTGAGCGACATCTACGGCCGCCGCGTCATGATCATCATCTCGCTCAGCCTGTTCGTCGCCGGCTCGGTGCTGTGCGCGATCGCGCCGAACATGCCGATGCTGATCCTGGCGCGCGGTCTCCAGGGACTGGGTGGCGGCGGCATCATGCCTGTCGTGCAGACGGTGATCTCCGACGTCGTGAGCCCGCGCGAGCGCGGCCAGTACCAGGCCTATTTCTCCAGCGTCTGGATGGTGGGCGGCATCCTCGGCCCGGTCATCGGAGGCGTGTTCGCCGAGCATCTGCACTGGTCGATGATCTTCTGGATCAATCTGCCGCTCGCCGCCGCGGCGATCGCGATGCTGCTGCCGAAGATGAAGAAGATTCCGGTGTTCCACCGCAAGCGCAAGGTCGACTGGCTCGGCGGCATTCTGCTGATGGCCTCCGCGGTCGTCTTCATGCTGGTGCTGACCTGGGGCGGCACGCGCTATCCGTGGCTCTCGCCGACCGTGCTTGCGATGGTGGGCGGCGCTGTCGCGCTCGCGGTCACCTTCGTCTGGCACGCGCGCCGCGCCGACGAGCCGTTCCTGCCGCTGAAGCTGCTGACGGGATCGGTGGCGCCGTTCGCGCTGACGGCCGGCGGCTGCGGGCTCGGCGCGATCACGGGCCTCACCGTGCAGCTCCCGCTCTATTACGAGTCGGTCTACCATCTCAGCGCCAGCGAGGCGGGGCTTGCGCTGATTCCGCTCGCGGCGGTCTCGACCTGCGGCGCAGCAATCGCCGGCCGCACCATGGCGCGCGCCAAGCACTACAAGCGCGTCGCCATTGTCGGCACGTCCTGGGCCGCGATTTGCGCGCTGGGCCTGACGCTCACCACCTTGCCGCTCTGGGGCCTGCTGACGCTGATGGCCGCGTTCGCGCTCGGGCTCGGCACGACCTTCCCGGTCTGCGTGGTCTCGCTGCAGAATTCGGTCGCGCGTCCGCAGGTCGGCACCATCACCGGCGCGATGAACTTCTTCCGCTCGCTGATGTCCTCGTTCACGGTCGCGGCCTTCGCCGCCATCCTGCTGATCGCGCTCGGCACCGACATTCCGCTCGCGGGCGAGCATCACGCGGCCGGCGGCATCCCCGCGATCCCCGCCGACGACATGCGGCACGCGTTCCGCTACGTCTTCGGCGCCGCGACCGCGCTGATGACCACCGCCTCGCTCTGCCTGATCATGATGGAGGAGCGGCCGCTGGCCGGCCCGACCGTCACGCAGCAGGTGGAGATGGCGGAGTAGCGGCTAGCCGCCGCGATCGGGATCATCGTCGGCATTGCCTGCGCCGGTCTTCCGCGCTTTCGCAGCAAGCTGCTCCCTGAGCTGCGCCAGCGCGTCGGTAGACCAATCACGGACATCGGTGACCGCCACCCAGGCATCGACGTAGTGCTCGGGCGCGTAGACATGGCCGAAGCCCATCGGCGTATTGGTCGCGACCGCCATGTCGAGCGCGAGCTGCAGCATCGTCACGATCGGATACCATCGCAGCTCGGGCGACACGTCGGGTCCGCGCGGTGCGCTCATCCAGGCTGGAGCCTGATAGGCATCGCGGTAGTCGAAGAAGGTGATCGCGTCGCTGGCATATTGCAGATAGACGACGCGCATCGGACCCCAGGGCGCATCTGCTGGCACCGTAGGTCCGTTCTGGTTCATGAAGCGGACGAAGCGGCTGTCGCGGAACTCAGGTAGCCAGGCCGGCGTACCCGGATTGCGGTTCGTGGTGACCGAGCGCCAGATGCGGCTCTCGAACGGCGCCCCGCTCCACAGCGCGCCGGCAATGGGATCGCCGATCGTCTCGAACAGTTCCGCGGATTTTTCCGAGTTCATGGCGCCGAGGCTCAGTCCGTGCAAATACAGCTTCGGCCGCTTGTCCTTCGGCAAGCCCGTCCAGTAGCCGTAGATCTCCGTGAACAGGGCGCGCGCCGCCTCCGCGCCGTACTCGGGCTGAAACATCAATGACAGCGGGCTGTTGAGATAGGAATATTGCATCGCGACGCTCGCGACGTCGCCATGATGGAGATATTCGACCGTGTCCATCGCGGACGGATCGATCCAGCCGGTGCCGGTCGGTGTAATGACGATCAGAATCTTTCGCTCGAAGCCGTGTTGGCGCTTGAGCTCCTCGAGCGCAAGCTTGGCGCGCGCCTGCGCCGTGTCGCGGCTAGCGAGGCCCACATAGACGCGCACGGGGTCATGCGCAGGCCCTCCCGTAACGGCGCTGATCTCCGCTGCGGTTGGACCCGAGGCAATGAATCTGCGCCCCATGCGCCCGAGCTCCGTCCACTTCACCAGCGACGCAGAACTTCCTGTTTGATCCGGGGCGGCCGGTTGCGGCCGCTCGGGCTCTTGCAACGCGTCGAGCTCGCGGAAGGAGGAGTCGAGCGCGTTGAACGCCGTGCGGATCAGGACATTGCTGGCAATCGACCAGAACAGCAGGCCTGCGACCAGCACGCCGAGGACGTTGGCGACCTTCCGCGGAATCACGAGCCTCGCGCGCGTAGCGAGGAAGCGGACGACAACCGCGAACAGCCGCCCCAGCACCAGCAGCACTGCGAACGTGATCAGGGCGATGACGCAGACCTTGAGCGGATGGGCGGTCTCCACCGGCGCCATCTTCATCACAGTGCGGATCGAGTTCTGCCATTCGGCGGCGCGCCACAGGAAGATGATGACGATGAGCAGGCAGATTGCTGCGGCCAGCGCATTCGCGATCGATCGCGCCCGCGCCGAAGGCTCGGGCAGTTCGAGATAATGCCACAGCCGGCGCCACAGGATTCCGGCGAAATAGCCGATCGCAAAGCAGCCACCGGCGAGGGCACCTTGCGTGAGATAGCTGCGCGGGATCAGCGTCGGCGTCAGCGCGGCCGCGAAGAACAGCGCGCCCAGCATGAGGCCGATACCTGATAGCGAGAGGAGTTGTCGCCGAATGAACCACGCGAGACTCTTCAAGACATCCTCCGGGGTGATGCTATTTCTTGTTGTTCTCCGCAAAGCTGCTCTTGCGCGGCAGCAGGATCGTGAATTCCGTGAACTTGCCGGGCTCTGTCGTGACGTCGATCGTGCCGCCGTGCTGCTTCACGATGATGTCGTGGCTCATCGACAGCCCGAGACCGGTACCTTCGCCGGCAGGCTTGGTCGTGAAGAACGGATTGAACATCTTCTCCTTCACCTCGTCCGCGATGCCGGTGCCGTTGTCGCGGATGCGGATCTCGATGCTATCGCCGCGATCGCGCGTCGTGGCGATCACCACCGGCTCGTAACCGGCGGCGCCGCTGCCCATCTGGCGCTTGGTCACCGCATAGAAGCCGTTCGAGATCAGGTTCAAAAGCACCCGGGAAATCTCCTGCGGAAACACCTCTGCCGAACCTGCCGCCGGGTCGAGCTCGCTCTTCAGCGTCACGTCGAAGAGCGGCTTCTCGGCACGCGCGCCGTGATAGGCGAGGTTGAGGCTCTCCTCGACCAGCGCGTTGATGTCGCTCAGCCGATGCTCGCCGCCGCCCTCGCGCGAATGCAGCAGCATGTTCTTGACGATGGAATCGGCGCGCCTTCCGTGCTGCACGATCTTCTGCAGGTTGCCCTTGAGCATTCCGGACAGTTCGTCGACCTCCTCGCGGGTCGTGTCGGTGAGCTTTGTGTCCGCAAGCGACCGGTTTAGCTCGTCCATCAGTTCCGCGGAAACTGCCGCGAAATTGTTGACGAAGTTCAGCGGGTTCTTGATCTCGTGCGCGATGCCGGCCGTGAGCTGGCCCAGCGAAGCAAGCTTCTCGGTTTGCACCAGGCGATCCTGCGCGGCGCGCAGGTCGTCGAGCGATTTTGCAAGCTCCCGGGTGCGGGCCTGCACTTGCTCGAACAGCCGCACATTGCCGATCGCGATCACGGCCTGGTCGGCAAAGGTCTGCAGCAGAGCGACCTGCTTGTCGGTGAACGGATGCACCTCGTTGCGGCGGAGTACGATCGCGCCGATGCTCTCGTTCTCCTGCAACAGAGGCACGCTCAGAATGCTGCGGTGGCCCATGCGCAGCGCGTGTGCACGTCCTTCCGAGAACTCATCGCTCTCGCTGAGATCGGCGACATGCACAGGGAGCCGGTCGACGAAGGCACGGCCCGCGGTCCAATTGCGATTGATCGGCCATTTCTCGAGGTTGATCGGAATCGGCCCATGGTGGGCGCTGAAGCGCAAGCTGTCGCCGTCCTTCAGCGCTACGGCGGCGTCATAGGCATCGCAGAGCTCGCAGGCGCTCTCGACGATCGCCTTCAGCGCCGGTCCGACATCGGTCGGCGAGGACGCGATCACCTTCAGGATGTTGGCGCTGCCGGTCTGGTGTCTCAGCGCCTCGGTCAATTCCTCGGTGCTCCCGCGCAATTCGCGGAGCAACCGGGTATTCTCGATGGCGATCACGGCCTGCGCGGCGAACTGCTGGAGCAGCCTGATCTGCTTGTCGGTGAATCGGCGCTGCTCCTGCCTGAAGATCATCACATTGCCGACGACGCGGTCGTCCTTGATCAGAGGCACGGTCAGCAGGCAGCGCGCGCCGCCGAGATCGACCAATGCCCGGCGATTGGCATCGCCGCTTCGATAGGCCACCGTATCGTCGAGATTGTCGATCTCGACATACGGCTCGCCCAGCAGCAGGCGAGCCGGTGCCGTGCCCGGGCCGTATTCGAGCGGCTGCATGCGCCGGTATTCGTCGTAGGCGGGCGGCAAGCCGTAGGTCGCAGCGCTGTGGAACGACTTGCCGTCAAAAGTGTTGAGCACGCCGAAATTGGCGCCGCAAAGCTGCATCGCCTTGGCGAGCATCGCATCGAAGACCGGAACGAGGTCACCGCCCGAGCTGGAGATGACGCTCAGGACTTCGGCCGTCGCTGTCTGTTGCTCGAGCGCTTCGGTGAGCTCATTCGTGCGCTGCTGCACCTCGTTGAACAGCCGCGCGTTCTCGATCGCGATCACGGCCTGGTCGGCGAAGGTCTGGAGCAGCCTGACATGGTGCTCGCCGAACGCGCCGGTCTCCCGACGCGTGGCGATGATGACGCCGATCGCCTCGCCCTCGCTCATCAGGGGTGCGAACAGCATGCTGCGGTAGCCGCGGGCGCGCGCGATGTCGCGTGCGGCCGGCTCGAGCTCGGTGTCGGGCAATTGCGCCGCCGCACCATTGGCCACAAGCGGGTAGGGCGGAAACCGTGCGAACGGCACCGGGAACGAGGATTGGAGCACGCGATCGCCGGCCGGATCGGTCGGCGTGAACGCCG
Protein-coding regions in this window:
- a CDS encoding YcgN family cysteine cluster protein; the encoded protein is MTAAPKRPSGQEGFFWKTKTLEEMSGAEWESLCDGCGRCCLNKLEDEDTGDIYFTHVGCKLLDAGTCGCKDYPNRSDKVPDCVRLTPANVRTLNWLPPSCGYKLVAEGRDLYWWHPLVSGDPNTVHEAGVSVRGRVEGSEEEIPDADLEDHIVQWPALLPKRARLKRRPKD
- a CDS encoding MDR family MFS transporter, encoding MNKFDRQSSSADIQALPDDIAEELSRLPSEVISVDDAPSIAPPVPLTSDEVRTIVISLMLTMFLAALDQTIVATALPTIGRQFNDVSNLSWVITAYLLASTAVAPVFGTLSDIYGRRVMIIISLSLFVAGSVLCAIAPNMPMLILARGLQGLGGGGIMPVVQTVISDVVSPRERGQYQAYFSSVWMVGGILGPVIGGVFAEHLHWSMIFWINLPLAAAAIAMLLPKMKKIPVFHRKRKVDWLGGILLMASAVVFMLVLTWGGTRYPWLSPTVLAMVGGAVALAVTFVWHARRADEPFLPLKLLTGSVAPFALTAGGCGLGAITGLTVQLPLYYESVYHLSASEAGLALIPLAAVSTCGAAIAGRTMARAKHYKRVAIVGTSWAAICALGLTLTTLPLWGLLTLMAAFALGLGTTFPVCVVSLQNSVARPQVGTITGAMNFFRSLMSSFTVAAFAAILLIALGTDIPLAGEHHAAGGIPAIPADDMRHAFRYVFGAATALMTTASLCLIMMEERPLAGPTVTQQVEMAE
- a CDS encoding alpha/beta hydrolase, coding for MLGALFFAAALTPTLIPRSYLTQGALAGGCFAIGYFAGILWRRLWHYLELPEPSARARSIANALAAAICLLIVIIFLWRAAEWQNSIRTVMKMAPVETAHPLKVCVIALITFAVLLVLGRLFAVVVRFLATRARLVIPRKVANVLGVLVAGLLFWSIASNVLIRTAFNALDSSFRELDALQEPERPQPAAPDQTGSSASLVKWTELGRMGRRFIASGPTAAEISAVTGGPAHDPVRVYVGLASRDTAQARAKLALEELKRQHGFERKILIVITPTGTGWIDPSAMDTVEYLHHGDVASVAMQYSYLNSPLSLMFQPEYGAEAARALFTEIYGYWTGLPKDKRPKLYLHGLSLGAMNSEKSAELFETIGDPIAGALWSGAPFESRIWRSVTTNRNPGTPAWLPEFRDSRFVRFMNQNGPTVPADAPWGPMRVVYLQYASDAITFFDYRDAYQAPAWMSAPRGPDVSPELRWYPIVTMLQLALDMAVATNTPMGFGHVYAPEHYVDAWVAVTDVRDWSTDALAQLREQLAAKARKTGAGNADDDPDRGG
- a CDS encoding GAF domain-containing protein, with the protein product MTTPSNDVAGIDELKRQLQSAAAENARLHDRQNASAEILRTIAASPSDARPVFAAIASSSKRLLGGFSATVLQFIGDELHLVAFTPTSPDADEGLKASFPRRIEDFPTFALVRGGETIQFPDSEAEHVPELNRNLARLRGFRSVLFMPLMNRGAAVGMISVTRAEPGAFAPDLVQLLQTFADQAVIAIENARLFNETKETLERQTATADILKVMAGSPSDVQPVFDAIAANANRLIGGFSTAVLRYLDGAAHLAAFTPTDPAGDRVLQSSFPVPFARFPPYPLVANGAAAQLPDTELEPAARDIARARGYRSMLFAPLMSEGEAIGVIIATRRETGAFGEHHVRLLQTFADQAVIAIENARLFNEVQQRTNELTEALEQQTATAEVLSVISSSGGDLVPVFDAMLAKAMQLCGANFGVLNTFDGKSFHSAATYGLPPAYDEYRRMQPLEYGPGTAPARLLLGEPYVEIDNLDDTVAYRSGDANRRALVDLGGARCLLTVPLIKDDRVVGNVMIFRQEQRRFTDKQIRLLQQFAAQAVIAIENTRLLRELRGSTEELTEALRHQTGSANILKVIASSPTDVGPALKAIVESACELCDAYDAAVALKDGDSLRFSAHHGPIPINLEKWPINRNWTAGRAFVDRLPVHVADLSESDEFSEGRAHALRMGHRSILSVPLLQENESIGAIVLRRNEVHPFTDKQVALLQTFADQAVIAIGNVRLFEQVQARTRELAKSLDDLRAAQDRLVQTEKLASLGQLTAGIAHEIKNPLNFVNNFAAVSAELMDELNRSLADTKLTDTTREEVDELSGMLKGNLQKIVQHGRRADSIVKNMLLHSREGGGEHRLSDINALVEESLNLAYHGARAEKPLFDVTLKSELDPAAGSAEVFPQEISRVLLNLISNGFYAVTKRQMGSGAAGYEPVVIATTRDRGDSIEIRIRDNGTGIADEVKEKMFNPFFTTKPAGEGTGLGLSMSHDIIVKQHGGTIDVTTEPGKFTEFTILLPRKSSFAENNKK